The following coding sequences are from one Cercospora beticola chromosome 4, complete sequence window:
- a CDS encoding uncharacterized protein (BUSCO:EOG09263KVG) produces the protein MTHLDAFLQQGPVGGDHVAGLEELRRVILLDGIPANSEGMSELRIYVWLILLNAPPWNTDGYLDLVKLGASPAYSKIRNDTFRTLTTDPLFRRRVTENSLTRVLNAVAWKLNDADESRRSGYMSPPTLGVPKSLDGNEAHSPGSVSTRDTLGSVASVTDASEIGDASKTHIGYVQGMNVMAAPFLYAARSEAEAFAAFTRFITNEVPGYVRGSMEGVHKGLALIDQILAIVDPKLASHMASKGMKAEIYAFPSVLTLCACTPPLPEVLQLWDFLFAYGPHLNLLCIVSQLVLARESLLNSVSPKPDFKPLRARQVIDYTVNFVRKIPDDLYEQMLLHAK, from the exons ATGACGCACCTCGACGCCTTCCTCCAGCAGGGCCCCGTCGGCGGCGATCACGTCGCGGGCTTGGAAGAGCTGCGGCGCGTCATTCTGCTGGATGGCATACCGGCCAACAGCGAGGGCATG TCCGAGCTGCGCATCTACGTATGGCTGATCCTCCTCAACGCGCCGCCTTGGAATACCGACGGCTACCTGGACCTCGTGAAACTGGGTGCCTCGCCCGCATATTCGAAGATCCGGAACGATACTTTTCGAACTTTGACCACCGACCCTCTCTTCCGCCGGCGTGTCACTGAGAACAGCCTCACGCGCGTGCTCAATGCCGTGGCATGGAAACTCAACGATGCCGACGAGTCTCGAAGAAGTGGCTACATGTCGCCACCCACCCTAGGCGTCCCAAAGAGCCTCGATGGGAATGAAGCGCACTCCCCAGGCTCAGTCAGTACCCGAGATACACTAGGCTCGGTGGCATCAGTCACCGACGCCAGTGAGATAGGCGATGCGAGCAAAACGCATATCGGCTATGTGCAGGGCATGAATGTCATGGCAGCACCATTCCTGTATGCTGCGCGCAGCGAGGCAGAAGCTTTCGCCGCCTTTACTCGCTTCATCACAAATGAAGTGCCTGGCTATGTCCGCGGAAGCATGGAAGGCGTACACAAAGGCCTTGCTCTGATCGACCAGATTTTGGCTATTGTCGATCCTAAGCTGGCATCTCACATGGCCTCCAAGGGCATGAAGGCTGAGATTTACGCATTCCCTAGCGTGCTCACACTTTGTGCTTGCACGCCTCCGCTTCCCGAGGTGCTTCAGCTATGGGACTTTCTATTCGCCTATGGGCCTCATCTCAACCTGTTATGCATCGTCTCGCAACTCGTGCTGGCACGAGAATCTCTTTTGAACAGCGTTTC GCCTAAACCCGACTTC